In Carya illinoinensis cultivar Pawnee chromosome 9, C.illinoinensisPawnee_v1, whole genome shotgun sequence, the following are encoded in one genomic region:
- the LOC122277639 gene encoding ribonuclease P protein subunit p29 isoform X2: protein MATDAVLQDQRKRTLEALERRFAVEHLLQQKKSKKNVNEGDKKEPNWTNSFIASSVDKIDATVTPSLDASSKKGSFSFSVQSASKDPEENAPAYSQLSQPVHENLLGTSSKLSSKKGQMADKILHELLQNGDAALKYIQGSRSIKMDNWILLDNFVQGRGVSTGSRIRALRTHSKRSKKHMSTKELKKCGSFDLPQELHKFDVFRPMHEMWKGYMMQLLKTCGRNQLAQFILDADLHGAIILVADCKVTSFKGVCGIMIRETAETFGIITQDDVFRVVPKKNAVFIFQVDCWKVTLLGDKLTSRNLGL, encoded by the exons ATGGCTACCGATGCAGTTCTTCAAGACCAAAGGAAACGCACTTTGGAGGCATTGGAGCGGAGGTTTGCTGTTGAGCACCTTCTTCAACAAAAGAAGAGCAAAAAGAATGTAAATGAAGGAGATAAAAAAGAACCGAATTGGACAAATTCTTTCATTGCTTCTTCGGTAGATAAAATTGATGCAACGGTCACTCCCTCATTGGATGCTTCATCCaagaaag GGAGTTTTTCTTTCTCAGTTCAGTCTGCTTCAAAAG ATCCTGAAGAGAATGCCCCAGCATATTCACAGCTCTCTCAACCTGTACATGAGAATCTGCTGGGAACCAGTAGCAAG CTTTCTTCTAAAAAAGGACAAATGGCTGATAAGATTTTACATGAGCTTCTTCAGAATGGTGATGCGGCTCTGAAGTACATACAGGGGTCCAGAAGCATAAAAATGGACAATTGGATCCTTCTTGATAATTTTGTACAAGGGCGTGGTGTATCTACCGGTTCTAGGATTAGGGCTTTGCGGACCCATTCAAAACGTTCTAAAAAACACATGTCCACGAAAGAACTTAAAAAATGTGGATCCTTTGATTTGCCCCAAGAACTTCATAA GTTTGATGTTTTTAGGCCAATGCATGAAATGTGGAAAGGCTACATGATGCAACTGCTCAAAACCTGTgg GAGAAATCAGTTGGCTCAATTTATTCTCGATGCAGATTTACATGGTGCTATAATTCTAG TTGCTGATTGTAAGGTAACTTCTTTCAAAGGAGTGTGCGGTATCATGATTCGTGAAACTGCAGAAACATTTGGGATAATCACACAAGATGATGTTTTCCGAG TTGTGCCCAAAAAGAATGCAGTCTTTATTTTCCAAGTTGATTGCTGGAAAGTTACATTGCTTGGGGACAAACTCACTTCGAGGAATTTGGGCTTATGA
- the LOC122277639 gene encoding ribonuclease P protein subunit p29 isoform X1: MATDAVLQDQRKRTLEALERRFAVEHLLQQKKSKKNVNEGDKKEPNWTNSFIASSVDKIDATVTPSLDASSKKGSFSFSVQSASKDGRWMFCTDPEENAPAYSQLSQPVHENLLGTSSKLSSKKGQMADKILHELLQNGDAALKYIQGSRSIKMDNWILLDNFVQGRGVSTGSRIRALRTHSKRSKKHMSTKELKKCGSFDLPQELHKFDVFRPMHEMWKGYMMQLLKTCGRNQLAQFILDADLHGAIILVADCKVTSFKGVCGIMIRETAETFGIITQDDVFRVVPKKNAVFIFQVDCWKVTLLGDKLTSRNLGL, encoded by the exons ATGGCTACCGATGCAGTTCTTCAAGACCAAAGGAAACGCACTTTGGAGGCATTGGAGCGGAGGTTTGCTGTTGAGCACCTTCTTCAACAAAAGAAGAGCAAAAAGAATGTAAATGAAGGAGATAAAAAAGAACCGAATTGGACAAATTCTTTCATTGCTTCTTCGGTAGATAAAATTGATGCAACGGTCACTCCCTCATTGGATGCTTCATCCaagaaag GGAGTTTTTCTTTCTCAGTTCAGTCTGCTTCAAAAG ATGGAAGATGGATGTTTTGCACAGATCCTGAAGAGAATGCCCCAGCATATTCACAGCTCTCTCAACCTGTACATGAGAATCTGCTGGGAACCAGTAGCAAG CTTTCTTCTAAAAAAGGACAAATGGCTGATAAGATTTTACATGAGCTTCTTCAGAATGGTGATGCGGCTCTGAAGTACATACAGGGGTCCAGAAGCATAAAAATGGACAATTGGATCCTTCTTGATAATTTTGTACAAGGGCGTGGTGTATCTACCGGTTCTAGGATTAGGGCTTTGCGGACCCATTCAAAACGTTCTAAAAAACACATGTCCACGAAAGAACTTAAAAAATGTGGATCCTTTGATTTGCCCCAAGAACTTCATAA GTTTGATGTTTTTAGGCCAATGCATGAAATGTGGAAAGGCTACATGATGCAACTGCTCAAAACCTGTgg GAGAAATCAGTTGGCTCAATTTATTCTCGATGCAGATTTACATGGTGCTATAATTCTAG TTGCTGATTGTAAGGTAACTTCTTTCAAAGGAGTGTGCGGTATCATGATTCGTGAAACTGCAGAAACATTTGGGATAATCACACAAGATGATGTTTTCCGAG TTGTGCCCAAAAAGAATGCAGTCTTTATTTTCCAAGTTGATTGCTGGAAAGTTACATTGCTTGGGGACAAACTCACTTCGAGGAATTTGGGCTTATGA